DNA sequence from the Amphiprion ocellaris isolate individual 3 ecotype Okinawa chromosome 17, ASM2253959v1, whole genome shotgun sequence genome:
CCACATTATAGTAGGAAGCTGAAGGATTCTGATCTGAGGCTTTTCTGAGGTAGGACGTCAGTGCTTGCATGTTGAACCAGAAGTCCTTCgaatttgagtcactttgggaAGGATCACTGAACAAAAGACAAGCAGTCAGAAAGATGAatacacatacgcacacatgcgcgcgcgtgcacacacacacacacacacaaagaaagaaagaataatcAGAGGCTCAATTATTCATCACTCCTCTTGGCTTTGTGTGTAAAGATCCAATAGCTTGGAAAAAATGACCCTGTTATATCCAACCAGCTACTAAATCATGAATTCCATTTGATTCAATTAGTCTAGCCATGTGGTCTTGGGATAACTGAGAGGAACCAGAgcgagaaactttaaaaaaagaaaacagaaaaagatgtcATTCTTCATTACTTTTTGGgaaaattgcagttttaaaataGAACCAACAAATTTGTTGCTTTGCTCAAACTTGCACTGCATGTGAGGTAAAGTACAAACTAAATACATTTGACTGAGAGTAAAGAGGTGAGAAATACaataatgtgttaaatgaaCTAAGTGTTAAATGAAGCAGCTGTTAGGTGAATGTTTTGGTCTTTGgtattttagtgcatttttcAAGCAGACACGGGCTGTTGAGAACCTGGCTGTTAAAAAGTCTGGTGGAAAATACTTCCCTGACAGCTTAATGATAGGTTTATGTCAGGTTACTAATTGAATTTCCTCTCACTGACGCAGAATACGTTTCCTTGATTCTCACTCGTATCACTGCGTCCAAATCCCTCTTTCACTTAACCACGACTGACAAGTTATCAAGTTATCAGCTCTGCTaaatctgtacatttgcaaCGCACACCAGCCTGGTTGTATTTTAGGTGCTTTGTGACTAACTTCCCTGAATGTCTTACCTGTATAATAGCTGTTGGTTGGGTAGGATCTGCTCCAACCTGCTGGTGTTCTTCAGCTTGAAGGTGAGGACGGCTGGAGAGGGGTTGGTGGTGAACACCTTGATAATGCCCATCGGGAACGACAACGTCATGTCTCCTGTGATCTTTACAATGCACCTGTGGAGGGCAGACAAAAGATTCACCAtattaattttaatatattttaaagagcccataatATTCTCATTTACAGGTTCATAATTGTATAGTTTAGGTCCACGTTAATAGTTTTATAGGCTTTATTGTTCaaaaccttttatttttctcatactgtACACAGCTGCTGCACCTCCTCTTACCATCTATCTAAAATGCTCtattttagctcctgtctcatTAAGGCCCCCCGCTTAAAAATCctagtctgctctgattggtcagctgacccaaCGAAAGCAAGGCATCATTGGTTAGGTAACAAAACCCTACGTTCAATGAATATATGCAAGCCATGCTGTTAGCCGCAAACTTTTGGCGACGTTAGCTGTTTCCATTAAACTGTGTAGCAATTTTGAAGCAAACTtctgaaatgttgcaaaaacattttaaaaagtgaattagGCTTGTTTCCAATTACTACCTtatagcaaaagaaaaaaggccGAGGCTTGTCTGTGCAGTGTCATCAAAAGGTGGTGGTATAGGCTGTGTTACACATGGCTGTCATAAACAAAGGAAGCTAGAAACAAGCAGCTGCTTGCCAACTCTTACAAAGCCTTAAAgaagatgcagaaaaaaaacagagctttGCCCATCTGTGAGacaaaaatggttaaaagtCTTCAGGAACTGTTTTCAATGGAAAAAGTTGTAactattttttacatgtaagcTGGTATTTGCCAGGTTTAATCCTTTCCAGaggtaaagaaaacaaaagaaacagaaacagctgatcttCATGTCAGTTAAATGTAGTCTCTAAGTGTATAATGGTACAGACAGCCCTCAGTCGCTAACTGGACCTGTGAGTACCTTGAACTAATGTTTATTATCCATCACAAATTCATCTGTCAGTCTTTTTTTGATTATGCCATCATGGCCAACAGTATTAAATATGTCCATCACAACCTCAAAGAGCCATCGAGGTATCTTTAAATGGCTTGTTTTGTAAGACCTGCAATCCAAAACCTAAAGATCTGTTTTAATCAATATAATGACATACACCACAAGAGAGAAATCTATAAATTCTACAACAATTATTCAAAAACCAAAACTACATTTGACATAATTGGGTCTTACTATAGGGCTATTTTAGCCCACTAATTGTCTTTTTACATAAAGATCTAACATGTAGAGCATATTTTGCTGTTGCAGACATCTGGTTCAGTCATTCCCATTACCTTTAGGTGCTCAGGTCCTCTCCACCTTTGCCAATCTGTAATATATATCTGTATGCTTCAATAGTTCAACGTAGATCCAGTTTCTGAACAAGTTCGGTGGTGAGAAGAGTCTACCCTCAGGAGGGGTCTGGTCTAGGCTGTGGTGGTAATGGCCCACAGTGGGTCTCAACCTTACACCGTGTCTCCGCTGCATTGCTTATGAAATGTTCCATTTGCTAATCCCTGAAAAAATAAGCCTTTTGCACAGCAGCAATTTAACAGCAGTTAACCAATAAAAGGCTGTATGTTTTCTCTGCCCCAGACTATAATCTGCCCCATGTAGGTTATCCACTTTGAAAGAATGGTGTCAGACTAATGCAAAACATTCCACACATGAAGAGTGAGTGGGAGATAACactctgcaaaatgcaaaactataGGCTAAATGAGCAGAGTGCCCATTGGTATAACCCACAGTGTCATATGTGTTGTAGTTTAAGTTCAAATATAGACAATAATGTGTATGCGTGCATGTCCATGTCGGGGCCTTTGAGCAGCAGGAGGTCATGTGAGACTCACTTAGTGGGATCAGCTCCTTTGAAGTAAGCATTAACCGATTCTGTGAAGGCCACGGCAATGGGCAAAGCATCTTGGGATGCCAGAGTCACAGGGCTGGGACCGCGAGACGTCCCTGAGAATGAGAAAGGCGCAGAGTAAAAGGTCTGTTGACTCAGCTGCAGATCAGATTTTGATAACAGGCCAAAGCTCACATCAGAATTAGGAAGGTTTGATCATGCAAAGATGCATTATATAATAACTGCATTTCATGAGGTCAGCCACTCATACACTGCAAACAgcatattctgttatttttcactTAACAGAAGTAAGAGCCGTCGGTTGAGTTGTTGGGTTACAGCTGCTTTTGTTAAAATCAAGTACTTTTAGACAGTCAGAGCAACTTTAGAGagcatattaaaaataataaaagtaaacatATACCAGTCAAGTCATTCTTTACTGCTTTAACAAACATATCTTTATCATATtaggtgctgctgctgtgagaAATGGgctgaaaatgtgagaaatgaaGCACACGCAAGACAGGAAACAGCAACCACTGCAAAGCAATATAGCCAgttgtccatccatccagcccATTCAAGAGACTGGTGTTAGTTTCAGCTAAGAGTCCTCTAGCATGAACTTCAACTGTACCTGCTGGCGTTTCACACCGCTTCTCAAAGGTAGGCAGCTTCGCTATGAACACATCATCCTCTTTACACCAAATTATCAGCATAAAGAGGAAAGGAGGAGATACACAAACCCACAGAGCACACATGTGAGGAGCAATGATGCTGAGTACAGTAGTAAGCCACTTCCTAAACCTGTGATGATGATGGCAGGTGAGCCCTAAGCTGACAAGGCTGATATGATTGCACAGAGATAAACAATGACTAACAGGGCCTAATGATGACATTCTTGGCAACAGTGAAATGTATGCAGAGTAGAGATGAAGAGATGATGACTGTACGTGCCACTGTGGCAGGGTGTGGGGGGGTGTCTATTGGGGAAACAAGTTGGGAAAGGCAGACTCACTTTGGCTTAgtagaaaaaaaggagagagggagagcagctCTGGCTctggggaggagagggggagagtAAAGGTGTGCTCAGCTCCTGTAGGGAGAGGAGTGAAGGAAGGGAAGCAAGGGGGAGGAAAGTGGAGAGAACAGCAAGTTGTGGTGCAGAGACAAAGGTATGTGACAGGTTGGTGAGGAGGAAGAAAATAGTTCTTTAAAGAGGTTCTTTAAAGTGTTCCTACCAACAGTGGGGGTGTTGCCAGCACTGAGTGAGGCGTTCgaggacaaggaggaggagCTCTCTGCCCGGGCGAGTGGCGCAGTAGGAGGAGGGCTCGCATTGGATGTTTTGGGTGGGCTGAATGGTCGTACCTGATTTAGAATATTAGAATAGACTTTTAGAAGCAATCGATGCAGTGTTGCACAAATAAAGTACATATATGGATAGTTTAATTACAATTTCATTGATTCCCGTGAGCTTCCCAGTGGGGAGTTTGGGCCTGGAGGAGGGTCGTGGTGGGGGCACCAGGGCTCCGGCTGCCAGAGGGGTGGTAGGTCGGTTTGGTGCTGGCACTAAAAAACATGTAGGTTTTTCTGGTTAGTGATAGCTCAACAGTGTGGAAATTAGGTACCATCAAGCATGTATACTTGTGTCAGACCTCATTCAATTAGATGTAAAACCCTCATGCGTCAGTTTAATAAccataaaagcaaaacattaaaCGCAGAAGGTCATGAAAGAAACCAAGTAAAGCACATTCCgaaaacaaagtcaaacacGTTGCAAACCAGGCAGTGAGTGAAATAAGCATtcgtaaaataaaatgatgaaaaaccaaccgaaaatattcacaaatacaCGTAATTGGCaactcaataaaaaaataaatgcaccaAAATCATAAAAGCATACATAAGTTACAacataatacaaaaataatgttGCAAACCCCAGGCACGAGACATGTCTTGAGCATCAGTGTTATTGTTAccattaaatgttttgcttgATGGAGCTGCAGCCATTGCCCTATCTGTAGTCCCAGAGAAGACATCAGTGAAACAGAGGTTACTGTCCTCTCTGCTACTCGCCCCTTTACAGTAGGTGTCAGCAGAGTCATCAGACAGGAAGCGACTTGCCCTTGCAGAGCCTGACACTGGCCTTTGGAGATCCTTCACAGACGGCCCTGGCCCCTGACGGCGAGGCAGAGCGAAATTATCACTGAAGGCAATCCACTGGCTCTGTGACCAGCACACGGAGGAGAAGGCGTCGCTGCTCTTTGGAGGGCTGGCAGTGGCCGGGCTTTTGATGGGGTCAACTGGCTCAGTGGGCTGGGTGATGGGGGCGCTCTGGGCCCTCGCCGGTGCAGGCTTGAGTGCTTGGAAAGGGTTCTCTGGTGAATCCCAGGGAGAGGAcgtggatgaagagaaagaggagacaTCTTTGGATTGTTGGCTCTCCGCCAAGGGAGGAGAGGGTTCCTGTTGTGGCACCGTCTCAGCTGAAGGAGGCAATGTGATTAACAGAGCCAGTAAACAGAACAAGTGCAAAGCAGAGTATAGAAGGACACTTAGCTACATTTTTGAGGTATctattaaaaaacagaattgaTCCCTACAGTTAACAGTAACACATCATCTCAAAAAGTCTGAAATATAAGATTTGACagagtacatttttttcaattagcAGCTATCTTTATAACTATACTCATTGTtatatatgaaaataaatgcTCAAATTGTAGACACAAAAGCAGTTATATTATTTTACTAAAGAACGCCATTCCAGTATAGATTTGAATGAATATACTAGACTATATACTAGCTGTAAGTAGTCAGTTCATTGTGgtccaaaataaaaattttattgaTTACTACGACAGCAGTTAGTGCAAGCAGAGAAATacacactaccggtcaaaagttttagaacgcccccattcttgcagttttttaattgaaattcaagtagttcaagtccaatgaatggCTTGAAATGGTataaaggtaagtggtgaactgccagaggttaaaaaaaaagaaaaagataaggctaccaaacagagaaaaataatgtacatttcaggaTATGAAGGATTTAGGATATCGTATGATATTTTCGcattcttcttttcttcctcgGCCATCATACTAGCCTACCTTGCAGTCGTGACCAAATTGACACAAATTAGTCTGAGAGTAGCTCATGGCCAGCTGGGGCTTCATCTGATTGGCTAAATAGTGTGAATGCATGGCACTTGTACATgaaaagattttatttattcactgcaTATCAGGCAGTCTTTTGTGATGTGTTTATTGCACATGTTGTTACACATGACAAACacatgacaaaatgacagacattATAAAAAAAGGTAAATGATCCAGGATTATAATTAACATGGTTCGTGACGTCCATGTATTCAATGATCTTTTAACAGTGAAGTTGTTGTGCAACATGTTGGTCACAAAAAAAGTGATGATCTAACCACTGCCATAATCTTATAAAATCGTGATCAACTTACTTATCTTGCTGAAGTTAATCTTATTAATAAATTCCTAAATCACCGGACTCCCAATGTGCTCAGCAACTTACCAGTCCCTCTTATGGAGCTGGTTTCATGAATGGTCTGATGATTGTCATTGAGGTTCATTctaattttgttttcagtgtttacttttacttttggtccatatgtttttcttgttgatatTCTTTGTTCTAGTCGATATTACTGTTGGTACATTTTCAATAAGGTGCCAACCAGACAATTTAAGTAGAAGACTTacatttgaaattttaaaaaaaacactctttacataaagacaaaaataaatcaagatATATATCAAGCAAAACAGTGGTCAATTTCTCacattcttgaaaaaaaaactttggattGAAATTACTGTCTGTCGAAAGGGACACACACATTTTACCTGATGCCTCTGGCAGAAAGACGTCTGAGTCAGAGTCATTCATCAGAAAAGATGGAGATGGAGGGATTGAAAAGAAGATAGAGGCAAGGTCTGACAagaacaggtaaaaaaaaaaatgaaacccaCAATGCATCAAGTCATTTAAACTCAAAAAATGCCATCGTAAGAAGACATAAAGAatacaaaacaaactcaaaaatgtgtaaaactgatgaaaatatacattaaaattagtaaacacaaaataaacatataaatacaATGTGCaatgtacaacaaaaaataaataaaatacatcgTAATCTGGTTAATACCTCTTAGACTAAACTTGTTTAATGTGTCATGTGTGCTTGTGGAGCTGCTAATACTGCTGCACTGTACACAGAGAGATTTAACAGGCTGAAAGTGGGGACTTAATTCCCATCACCATATCCTAATCAGGGcattttttgatgctctttTGACTTTTAAGCCAAGACCTTTGACAGTAACGAGACACTGTTTGACAACATACGTGCCAATGGGCTTTATAGCTGACCCGCTGACCTCAACTAGGTGCCAATTAACTGTGGATTATGCTTAACCTAGGCAATGGGTCAGTGCTAATGTCACTCTGTTTAAACAGTGGTGTTGTGCATGCAAAGCCATGAGAAACACACTGTGAATGTTATATACATCAGCACACAGATGCCTCTTTGAGAGGTACAGCTGTAGAGTTTACATGAAAATTACATATGTAGTAAAgaactacaaaaaaattaaatacacaaATAGTATTTATGCATGAACAAGTCTACATAGTAGACTGTGAACAATGCAAACAATGTGATCAtgattaaaagaacaaaaagcaaactgggaaagaaaaagctGAATGCTCTGTTGACTTCAAGGGTCAATTCCTACATCTGGGACTACCCTGAGAGGAGAGGTTTCCAACTGAGAAgcttgggaaaaaaagaagtgaaggcAGACTACATTCTAGTGCACAGTGAGATGAGAAGAAGTAAAAGAAAGTGTGAAAATTCCTTGATTACTGGCTTAACTCAGTAAATGAGTACAAACCACAACACTTACAATGTTGTTGCACTTTAAAGTTAGAATCATTCAGATTTGTATTAAAGCCTAACCCTAATTTTTGATACCATTCCTGTTTATTTCTCAAATAGCCATTGGGTGTATTTGAGAAGACTACTTAAGGAAGTTGGATTTATAAGAAACAACTCTTGCCAtatgtaaaaagaaattagGCCTAATTGAAATTAGTGTTGGCTACCTTGATTAGCCAAATAATGTGAGTTTGTTTTAACAAGTGAAGTGCTGTTGCAATTGCAAATACAGGTAATGCAAATCTTAAGGTTTTCCATTTAAAGGAATTCCAGTACTGTAAGATGCAATGCAAAGATAAAGATAAATCTGAACTTGTCCTGAAAAACATTTGTACAAGGATCAAGACGATTTTCAAGGGTTACCTGTTGACGAcgtcacagaggaggaggatccGACTGTTGGGCTGAACGGGTCCAGAGAGAGAAGGTCATTGTTCGTCAGTCTGCCAGAGTTGTGATAGGGATAAAGTCAAACTTTATAACATTACAAGCAAAAATAAGCAGCATTTGATTCAGAGTAAAACATGAACACATGAAAAACGATTTTAAATTCATTGTGGCGTACAGACAGTGATGTCACTCATGAACTGTTTGGCACTGAGCAGACACGAGTTACAAAGAAAGTCTGGATGTTGTACTGTGCTACTCACTCATATGACATTGGCACTCTGGTTTTTGCTAGTTCATCACCTACAgcgagagaaaaacaaacagacaattTAGACCTACAGACCTTCATGAAGTGatgacagcaaaaacacattcacggcgagtaaaaaatttaatgaaataaaaaaataaaaacccaacAGAAGGCTTTTAATTTCGAGTGTTCAAAGACATTTggaaaaagttacattttaagtatgtcACACCTTAAACCAGGAACATAAACTGAGGTTTTGCCTGAACCAGTGAAAACAACCATCTGCCAGTGGAAGTTATAGAAATGTATTTGCAGTAAATTTAGGTTAGATACAaatttttgttgtattatttCTGGCTTAAAACCTGAACATCTTACCCAAATACTGCAAAAGGGTTAACACACAGGGTTCtcctgtgtttttaatatggTGGTAGCACTTTAAAACAGGGGATGGAGCAATTTTGCAATGAGAAGGAATTGTTTAGTTATTTCATACCCCTGTTTAAAGCGTTACTAGCCATTGCAAAGATCCATACAAGCAACCTGAAACAGCACTGAAGCACCAAAAGTAAGAAGATAACATTAGGAGGACCTGAATTTAAAACCATATATGTAAGTAAATTCTTCTAAATAAGATACTGAAAGTGGCGTGTCAGTGATGTTAGCTGGCGTCAGCTGGCTGAAAAAGCTGTGTAAAAAGGGGACAGATATGAGGGCTGTGGCagatattttagattttaagtGGAGGGAAAGGCAGGGTGGTAGGCTACCTATTGTAGTGAAAACATACTTACCAGAACCCTTAGCCTTAGAGCTTAATGTAGATACTCCTCTGATCCCTAAGTGTATGTAGAGTATACATCTTTTAATGCCGACACCCTTTTGCAATTTGATCTCAACTCTATCAGCATTTCAGCTGCTTAAAACGAATATAATTATCAGTTAGCTTTATACAAACATTGCATAAGAAAGCAGGTTTTgccaagaagaaaaacaagttttgGATTAATGGTCAGTCCTTTTATGGTTTTTCAAACATGCATTAAGACCTCATGGAGCATGGTACTTTTTCACGAGCACTTAGGGAAAATACAAACGCAGCAAAACTTAAAACTGTGCCAGTTTGCAGAGGGGAAAAGATAATTTCTGAcatgtcaaaacataaacagctAATTAAGCAATTAATCTTATTTGTACCACTGGAGGGAAATATCCCTCAAGCTCACATTTATAGAAAGgaacagatatttactttttctcGGGATATGTTAGTTTTGGCTACTTTTCTggattttcctttttaaagaCAACCTCTTTAAAAACAACCTGAGCCAAGAAAAACGTGGTTGAGAAGTTGTACAGTTGACCCCCTTCCCTCTTCACAGTGATCCAGCaacacacagatacagagagGTCAGAAATAATACTCACTGGACTGGTTCCTCCGCATCTGTCcctgaaagcaaaaacagacattaaTTAATCAAAGATGCATTCGACGACTCTTACTTGCCAGAACTCTGTTTACTTTGTTAACCAAAGTCATAAGACTGACAAGACAGAAGTGATCATTTTCCACACAGGAGACTTTAAATGCACTATTTTATGGGTCACTGATCCTCTCTGAGGAATTGTACAACTCGTGGAAGCTcaaatttatacttttatacttatgtgaaaatatatagaatttcaaaaacatataaaaatacttttaagtGTTGAAAtctatattattaattattccCAGAGGCAGAGGGAATTTTCCACTTCAGTGTTAAAGACGGTAAATCACAGGACTACTCTCGACTCACACATACCAGACTTTAAACCTAGGGTGAAAAATTCAGCGGCGCAAAACTGTGTATCTAAGGCCATACAACGATCAGTCAGGGACGACAGACAGCGTGCCCCTAACACTTCACCAGCTTCCTTCACTGAGCCTTTTTTTCCTGGACATAAATCTGCCTGCTGCGCAACACAAGATATGTAAGATACACTCTCAAGGGCCACCAAACCAATAGAAACTAAGAGCATCAGTTGCAATAAAGAACTTATTtcttacaagaaaaaaaaggtgaaggGAGTTGTcaagggaggaggagagaaaaagaaacaaaatgggTTTAAGGAACATAGCAAAAGCGTTTAACCACCGTAGAGCTGTGAGGCCAGGGTTTAGTCCCACAGGCGCTAAGCGGCAAATGGGTTCAATTACGGCTCTTgctggccacacacacacacacacacacacacacacacacacgacttcCATTGCTGTTTCAATAAAGGGAACACCGCGGAGGGGGAACCAAACAGGAGgagaaatgaaaaagacagaaaaatgagcactgaggggaaaaaaagaacatctcCCAATAATTCACACCAGATGATGCAACGTTCGTCATCACCTTCAACATATGTTTTAACGTTATTTTAAAACTATCAACTAGGCAACAGAAGCATAAAGTAAATctgaacagacaaaaacaaaggcaaaagTAATTCAATTACTATGCtgttatttaaatgcaaatcaaGTCCAGTTTTTCGTTTTTGTACTTTGAGGATGAGAAAGTAATTGTGGGTTTGAGTCTCCACAACAACCAAAACCAAAATGCAATGAACAAAGTCAAAgatcttaaagaaaacatctcCCTAAATCTTGTTACATtaaaaagggttaaaaaaaaaaaaaaaacttcctctATAAACTTGTAACTTATCTTTATCATTAATTCCTGgggtggaaaaaggaaaacatttgtaaaatctAGGCAACTAACCCCATAAAGTAttcataaataaccacaacagaGTCCTGTCTACAGCAAGTGGGCTCCAATAAAATCCAAAGAGtgaaagcaaacaaagaaatgagggaaaaaaaagagtgagGTACAACACAAATAGTGAGGAGGAACAGTGGTGAAAGCAGAGGAAGGGAGAGGCTGAAGGAGAGAGCCAGCACTGGCGTGACATTCGTTTAATGTGCAGCCGGGGAGTGAGGCGGCTGAAACCCACTAGACCCCCTTCGCAACACTGAGCATGCCCCCTCAGCCGCTCCACAACaacattaacaacaacaacagttcaGTGCACACACGGCGCATGTTTGCACACAAGCAGTAGtggttttaaattttaatgacagcgGCTATTTTCATAGAGCAGTAGAGAGTGATTCAGAGATTGAGTGATGGTGAGGGACAAGGAGCTGAATGAAGGGCTCCATGACTGAGGTCACAGATCAGACTGgctctgtgtgcgtgtgtctgtgtgtgtgtgtgtgtgtgtgtgtgtgtctgtgtgtgtgtgtgtgtagctgctgCAAAACATTCCCTAAAGTGCCGGAAAGTACAGctgagtgcatgtgtgagtcTGCAGTACAACAACATCACATACTTAACTCGGAAACTGTTTCTGAGttcttaagttttttttttggttttaaaaaaaaaaaaaaaaaaaaaaaacaagaaaaaaagtgacCCAGGAGTTGTTTGACATGAAACTGAGTtctgagtaaaaacaaaacatgcgaAATGTGAGCAAACAGGAACCTTAAAGCATCAGAAACCAATGtggcataaaaaataaattaga
Encoded proteins:
- the fcho2 gene encoding F-BAR domain only protein 2 isoform X8 codes for the protein MTKLAKSAGNFSQLGTFAPVWDVFKSSTEKLATCHLELVRKLQELIKEVQKYVEEQAKAHKKTKEEVASTLEAVQNIQTISQALQKSKEIYNAKTVEQERLRKEGATQRDVDKAGVKAKKATETYKSYVEKYATAKSEFEQKMAETAQKFQDIEESHILHMKEIIHSYSQSVDETHIQIGEVHNEFVRNIENTSVEGLVQKLAESKGTGKERPGPIEFEECNAAIATEGAKPRKRKPFGIPGRRKDKDTDSTESTEVEAANTANGAPPGYYGSIDIQNANVPQVDAEGFCIRPEVNENDAKENSFYSSSDSEDEDEPRKFHVQIKPVQPNNGTHQNRATIDELKASIGNIILSPSTSGQMRRNQSRIRGVSTLSSKAKGSGDELAKTRVPMSYELTNNDLLSLDPFSPTVGSSSSVTSSTDLASIFFSIPPSPSFLMNDSDSDVFLPEASAETVPQQEPSPPLAESQQSKDVSSFSSSTSSPWDSPENPFQALKPAPARAQSAPITQPTEPVDPIKSPATASPPKSSDAFSSVCWSQSQWIAFSDNFALPRRQGPGPSVKDLQRPVSGSARASRFLSDDSADTYCKGASSREDSNLCFTDVFSGTTDRAMAAAPSSKTFNVPAPNRPTTPLAAGALVPPPRPSSRPKLPTGKLTGINEIVRPFSPPKTSNASPPPTAPLARAESSSSLSSNASLSAGNTPTVGAEHTFTLPLSSPEPELLSLSPFFLLSQKDDVFIAKLPTFEKRCETPAGTSRGPSPVTLASQDALPIAVAFTESVNAYFKGADPTKCIVKITGDMTLSFPMGIIKVFTTNPSPAVLTFKLKNTSRLEQILPNQQLLYSDPSQSDSNSKDFWFNMQALTSYLRKASDQNPSASYYNVDILKYQVLSDGIHSTPLNLAVYWKCTESTTDLRVDYRYNPESMDTPGPLTNVQILVPVDGGVTNKQSLPTSIWNSEQNKCLWKLGDISERSENEGAGSLRAKFELSNGPSNPSTLAVQFMNEGSTLSGVDMELQGTGYRLSLNKKRFATGRYMADC